A single genomic interval of Spinacia oleracea cultivar Varoflay chromosome 6, BTI_SOV_V1, whole genome shotgun sequence harbors:
- the LOC110787662 gene encoding uncharacterized protein encodes MATSYLLPLSPPIHHYNNSNKHNFLFTSTQQPKLLHHHYFQSNSKNNKSSPYQPLISRYLTLSKHKKPRNFKVSAASSEDAAAVIPSETTQEIVSAATSVGDGVSAVISILLFIAFLALSILTIGVVYIAVTDFLTKREKEKFEKEEEAKKKKGGKKGKVKARAGPRGFGQKIDEFEDDNF; translated from the exons ATGGCAACATCATATCTCCTCCCTTTGTCACCACCAATTCATCAttacaacaacagcaacaaacaCAACTTCCTCTTCACTTCCACCCAACAACCTAAACTTCTACACCACCATTATTTCCAATCCAATTCAAAAAACAACAAATCATCACCATATCAACCACTCATTTCACGCTACCTCACCTTATCCAAACAcaaaaaacccagaaatttcAAAGTTTCAGCTGCTTCCTCTGAAGATGCTGCTGCTGTAATTCCATCTGAAACTACCCAGGAAATTGTGTCTGCTGCAACTTCTGTTGGCGATGGAGTTTCAGCTgttatttcaattcttttgtTCATCGCCTTTCTTGCCCTCTCCATCCTCACAATTGGG GTTGTATACATTGCGGTGACAGATTTTCTGaccaagagagagaaagagaagtttGAGAAAGAAGAGGAAGCCAAAAAGAAGAAGGGCGGGAAGAAGGGCAAAGTGAAAGCCAGAGCTGGTCCTAGAGGTTTTGGTCAAAAGATTGATGAATTTGAAGACGAtaatttttga
- the LOC110787663 gene encoding uncharacterized protein produces the protein MAKDNGGALPTAGELNLRTHTKNIPGKGNVPCSSKAKQIKETYEKTVAECREKGTEKDQNQIFFETVGGRKKGKVHGLGSGSHLYYAPPSRGGGSSSSYIPSLYSQFQEKFTQKTQALEATQAQILREREEERLERQREKEELQKEKEELQRQRDAERLERQREKEEKEENDRVQAKVIAE, from the exons ATG GCAAAAGACAATGGAGGTGCTTTGCCTACGGCCGGTGAGTTAAATTTGAGGACGCACACGAAGAACATACCGGGTAAAGGGAATGTACCATGCAGTAGCAAAGCGAAACAGATCAAG GAAACATATGAAAAGACTGTTGCTGAATGCCGTGAAAAAGGCACTGAAAAGGAtcaaaatcaaatattttttgagacagttggtgggagaaagaagggaaaggTCCATGGCTTGGGGAGTGGCTCACATTTGTATTATGCACCACCTTCGAGGGGAGGTGGTTCTTCTAGCTCATACATACCTTCCCTTTATTCGcaatttcaagaaaaatttACTCAAAAGACCCAAGCGTTGGAGGCGACACAAGCTCAGATACTaagggagagagaagaagagagacTGGAGCGACAAAGGGAGAAGGAAGAGCTACAAAAGGAGAAGGAAGAGCTACAAAGGCAGAGAGATGCAGAGCGACTAGAGCGCCAAAGggagaaagaagaaaaagaagaaaatgatAGGGTCCAAGCAAAGGTGATTGCCGAGTGA